Proteins found in one Mycteria americana isolate JAX WOST 10 ecotype Jacksonville Zoo and Gardens chromosome 8, USCA_MyAme_1.0, whole genome shotgun sequence genomic segment:
- the NEUROG1 gene encoding neurogenin-1: MPAEPASSGGGAEPPGAPRERRRRRGRARARTEALLHTLKRSRRVKANDRERNRMHHLNAALDELRSVLPTFPDDTKLTKIETLRFAYNYIWALSETLRLAEQCLPPPPAFRGAAAPPSPGSDAGSWLSSASPSAPSLCASASGPSSPATSEDCAYAPADSLRGFRGLPAAAPPGAPCR, from the coding sequence ATGCCCGCGGAGCCGGCCAGCAGCGGCGGCGGTGCGGAGCCGCCCGGCGCTCCGCGGGagcggcggaggcggcgcggccgTGCGCGGGCGCGCACCGAGGCGCTGCTGCACACGCTGAAGCGCAGCCGGCGGGTGAAGGCCAACGACCGGGAGCGGAACCGCATGCACCACCTCAACGCCGCCCTGGACGAGCTCCGCAGCGTCCTGCCCACCTTCCCCGACGACACCAAGCTCACCAAGATCGAGACCCTGCGCTTCGCCTACAACTACATCTGGGCCCTCTCCGAGACCCTCCGCCTGGCCGAGCAgtgcctcccgccgccccccgccttccgcggggccgccgcgccccccagccccggcagcgacGCCGGTTCCTGGCTGTCCAGCGCTTCCCCGTCCGCCCCCTCGCTCTGCGCCTCCGCCTCCGGCCCCAGCAGCCCCGCCACCTCCGAGGACTGCGCTTACGCGCCCGCCGACAGCCTGCGCGGCTTccgcgggctgcccgccgccgcgcccccgggcGCGCCCTGCCGCTAG